In Trichoderma asperellum chromosome 1, complete sequence, a single window of DNA contains:
- a CDS encoding uncharacterized protein (EggNog:ENOG41), whose protein sequence is MPLPRPVSAAARQTIKAAFDDLDRTITPADSRDFRATTLQNVRDAALEIERQLAARGSLRNMRRLMPLFKGIEHYSKVMDVLCNGTPYLPWIWAPITLILRVASEHVEAFEQIIKGYAQLAESLVRFEVLDCAFKDNPDFQQTLAVFYADILQFHRHAYKFVRRSGWKLLFLTSWGRFQRRFDNIMEDMGRHGDLIDKEANARNIAEAREMRRDIRLWREQNDERVKSFEEEQAVKQYQSIMAWMNIDESDQLAIMESIMAEGRNYPGTCAWILKNPKVSSWLQKRSESPILWLQGTPGSGKSVISTQLVTFMQTAKMFVMYHFCTYLYMSSTIYEQILRSLLMQLLRKDGDLVAHVHEEFVLGKKSPTVSALERLLQLLFKSVSNEPSQTEYLWIILDGLDECEPDKQARVISLMNQVTSHRSSSSGKAFCKVLISSRSSTTLSKWLRKKQVVSLSEEKHCLEGAIRLYAAQRLQALEQRFRQLDIAPGELDDVELQIAKKADGMFLYARLVLDYLSTNVFYNCDEIKASVNQLPEKINDFYRKILTQVLIHLDSRSVNRIKCVLGWIAFAKRPLKRLEFLSAVTFSSGDPNVAHVAPQYILDICAPLIDERHDTTLTFIHVSVKEFLQTSSCSVTIHEQEALQEHGVAAVTCLLSGLEVFNTTYDEQTRYHRVVKGLHGFHVYATEYWTEYLLSRAKYASGLEASPILFSLACQVADKLNETADLTRIKQIEIQPIVQDERLAYLQQHPILCERVRAALDARSINQLEYELLQVPGTQILPASDGISAMLAMYQETVKSILDQSDHPGISAQELELFKSQFGTSAFTCRLKSCPRATLGFETEKFRLEHEMTHVRKFRCTFPDCHFPPFVSAQALKNHVNKYHTPSPAPKSIRDIQTPAPRGVRSVHDEEGDGPMHKRRKKNSPRVDSSHLPIDPPPSIRQRFIDNNFYVPRHGPYTVSHEATEKTSNLSPAAHPSYLEAPPSKRDFSPERWRGPSKKALDEALRLQNDPKERIASPLVSPIPPIGQPLEMSQTDQRDFIQSGPQNTENKLTRLPSLRDLIAISEPEQPSIEQAPETNTSGIQLPSLNFADGTFQSSGNAGSDFEDEDLIDDLNSLRDPLMEESNRDTERPIGPHFIDVLDEQLSFQQKQATNTTKKFQEGLYEIIADSMELPPNVRISYNLPETCEAWVDLWRLQSKLRWIQEQMEFLRRLQKWQFERILQKECALPVGQGGTPVFRASDTEISHVRRKIHHHGEADYLIVQAIIQTKHMVWGQMQREFHRKFERDSRTEIEEEYVATYWLGPFIEQAAGKWAESWTSDGRLFSRKL, encoded by the exons ATGCCTCTCCCTCGTCCGGTATCTGCCGCTGCGAGGCAAACAATAAAAGCTGCGTTTGATGATCTTGATCGGACAATTACCCCGGCAGACTCCCGTGACTTTCGTGCTACAACCCTTCAGAATGTACGGGATGCAGCGCTCGAAATCGAGAGGCAGCTTGCTGCGCGAGGGTCGCTTCGCAATATGCGTCGCCTCATGCCTCTGTTCAAAGGAATAGAGCATTATTCAAAAGTGATGGATGTTTTATGCAACGGTACCCCGTATCTACCGTGGATATGGGCACCGATTACACTGATTTTGCGAGTCGCTTCGGAACACGTAGAAGCTTTTGAACAGATTATCAAGGGCTACGCCCAGTTAGCCGAATCTCTTGTAAGATTCGAGGTGTTGGATTGTGCCTTTAAAGACAACCCCGACTTTCAACAGACCTTGGCCGTCTTCTATGCCGACATTCTTCAGTTTCATAGACATGCCTACAAGTTTGTTCGACGAAGTG GTTGGAAGCTACTGTTCCTTACGTCTTGGGGCCGATTTCAGCGACGATTTGACAACATCATGGAAGACATGGGACGACACGGAGATTTGATTGACAAGGAAGCAAACGCTCGCAATATTGCTGAAGCACGAGAAATGCGTCGCGATATCCGCCTTTGGAGAGAACAGAATGACGAGAGAGTGAAAAGCTTCGAAGAGGAACAAGCTGTCAAGCAGTATCAGTCCATTATGGCGTGGATGAATATCGATGAGTCGGATCAATTGGCCATAATGGAATCAATTATGGCAGAAGGACGCAACTATCCAGGCACATGCGCATGGATATTGAAAAATCCAAAAGTCAGCTCTTGGCTCCAGAAAAGGTCAGAATCGCCAATCCTCTGGTTACAGGGTACGCCTGGATCTGGAAAGAGTGTGATATCCACGCAACTCGTCACTTTCATGCAGACGGCTAAAATGTTTGTCATGTATCACTTCTGCACTTATTTATACATGTCATCTACCATATACGAGCAAATATTGAGATCACTGCTTATGCAACTGCTGCGAAAAGATGGCGACCTAGTCGCCCATGTCCATGAAGAATTTGTTCTCGGGAAGAAGTCTCCAACAGTCTCTGCTCTCGAACGGCTTTTacagcttcttttcaaaAGCGTATCTAACGAGCCGTCTCAAACAGAATACCTTTGGATTATTCTAGATGGATTAGATGAATGCGAGCCGGACAAGCAGGCCCGTGTCATAAGCTTGATGAATCAGGTTACATCCCATAGGTCCTCCTCGTCTGGCAAAGCGTTTTGTAAAGTTCTCATATCAAGCCGTTCTTCGACGACGTTATCAAAATGGCTGCGCAAAAAGCAGGTGGTTTCCCTCAGCGAGGAGAAGCATTGCCTAGAGGGAGCAATCCGGCTGTATGCGGCACAAAGATTGCAAGCGCTGGAGCAGAGATTCCGCCAACTCGATATTGCGCCAGGAGAATTGGACGATGTCGAACTCCAAATTGCAAAGAAGGCAGACG GGATGTTTCTTTACGCTCGACTCGTTCTAGATTACCTCTCTACGAATGTATTTTACAACTGCGACGAAATTAAAGCTTCCGTCAATCAGCTTCCGGAGAAAATTAATGATTT CTATCGGAAAATATTGACTCAAGTGCTTATTCATTTGGATTCTCGATCCGTCAATAGAATCAAGTGTGTGCTTGGCTGGATTGCCTTCGCCAAACGCCCGTTGAAAAGACTCGAATTTCTGTCTGCAGTCACTTTTAGCTCTGGGGATCCGAATGTTGCCCATGTCGCCCCTCAATACATTTTGGATATCTGTGCACCGCTCATAGATGAGAGGCATGATACGACCTTGACCTTTATACACGTCTCTGTGAAAGA GTTTCTTCAAACTTCCTCTTGCAGTGTGACCATTCATGAACAAGAAGCGCTTCAAGAACACGGAGTAGCTGCTGTTACTTGTCTCCTTTCCGGGTTAGAGGTATTCAACACAACATACGATGAACAGACAAGATATCATCGGGTAGTCAAGGGTCTGCATGGCTTTCATGTTTATGCTACAGAGTATTGGACGGAATATTTGCTATCTCGTGCAAAATACGCCAGTGGTCTGGAAGCAAGTCCAATACTATTTTCCCTAGCCTGCCAAGTAGCAGATAAGCTCAATGAGACAGCCGATTTAACGAGGATCAAACAAATCGAGATACAACCAATCGTACAGGATGAACGATTAGCGTATTTGCAACAACATCCAATTCTATGCGAACGGGTTAGAGCAGCTTTAGACGCCAGATCAATCAACCAGTTGGAATACGAGCTTCTACAAGTACCCG GAACGCAGATTTTACCTGCTTCAGACGGTATATCAGCAATGCTCGCGATGTACCAAGAGACTGTCAAGTCGATACTCGATCAAAGTGACCATCCGGGAATATCCGCCCAAGAGTTAGAATTGTTCAAGAGCCAGTTTGGAACGTCTGCATTCACCTGTCGGCTCAAATCGTGTCCTCGAGCGACATTGGGTTTCGAGACGGAAAAATTTCGCCTTGAGCATGAAATGACCCACGTGCGAAAATTCAGATGCACCTTTCCAGATTGCCATTTTCCGCCTTTTGTATCGGCACAAGCTCTAAAAAATCACGTCAATAAATATCACACCCCAAGTCCGGCACCGAAATCCATACGCGATATCCAGACACCAGCACCGAGAGGAGTTCGAAGTGTTCACGATGAAGAGGGTGATGGGCCCATGCACAAGCGACGGAAGAAGAACTCACCG AGAGTTGACTCCTCACATCTACCTATTGATCCTCCTCCCAGCATTCGTCAGCGATTTATTGACAATAATTTTTATGTCCCACGCCATGGGCCTTATACTGTCTCCCACGAGGCCACTGAGAAGACAAGCAACTTATCGCCAGCAGCCCACCCGAGTTATCTTGAAGCGCCGCCATCGAAGCGAGACTTTTCGCCAGAGCGTTGGCGAGGTCCTTCAAAAAAGGCCTTGGATGAAGCTTTACGGCTCCAGAACGACCCCAAGGAGCGGATAGCCTCGCCACTTGTTTCCCCCATACCTCCGATTGGGCAGCCGTTGGAGATGTCGCAAACGGATCAAAGGGATTTCATACAAAGTGGTCCTCAAAATACAGAAAATAAGCTGACGAGGCTACCTAGTCTGCGAGATCTTATTGCAATTAGCGAACCAGAACAACCGAGTATTGAGCAG GCCCCAGAAACCAATACCTCAGGCATTCAGTTACCGAGTCTAAATTTTGCCGATGGGACTTTCCAGTCTAGCGGCAATGCTGGCAGCGACTTTGAGGACGAGGATCTAATAGAcgatttaaatagtttacgTGACCCTTTGATGGAAGAATCCAACCGAGATACAGAGCGACCGATCGGTCCTCACTTTATAGATGTGCTCGACGAGCAGCTATCATTTCAACAAAAGCAGGCTACAAACACGACCAAGAAATTTCAAGAGGGCCTCTATGAAATCATAGCAGACTCAATGGAATTGCCGCCTAATGTACGCATATCTTATAACTTGCCTGAAACGTGTGAGGCGTGGGTAGATTTATGGCGACTACAAAGCAAACTTCGTTGGATTCAAGAACAAATGGAATTTCTTAGGCGTCTCCAAAAATGGCAATTTGAGAGGATACTACAGAAAGAGTGTGCTCTTCCGGTTGGTCAGGGGGGAACGCCGGTTTTTAGAGCCTCGGATACAGAAATCAGCCATGTTCGCAGAAAGATCCATCACCATGGAGAGGCCGACTACCTGATTGTGCAGGCAATTATCCAAACAAAGCATATGGTTTGGGGGCAAATGCAACGGGAATTCCACAGGAAATTCGAGAGGGACAGTAGAACCgaaattgaagaagaatatgTTGCAACTTATTGGCTTGGTCCCTTTATAGAACAGGCAGCAGGAAAGTGGGCTGAAAGTTGGACGTCTGATGGGCGGCTGTTTAGTCGAAAGTTATGA